The following nucleotide sequence is from Mangifera indica cultivar Alphonso chromosome 1, CATAS_Mindica_2.1, whole genome shotgun sequence.
CTTTTAATTGggatgattaaatatttttattaaaaatgttgCAAGGCTGCTaagtgtttaattatttttgcttttctgtctaatattataatgaaaataatataaattgaaatatctaaagtggaaaattaaattaaatggtctaattatttatacaaagcCAAAATATCCACTCATGAGGCACTGTTCACTTTCAAattccaaataatttttttctggtgatttatttatttttcaaaaagaagTTAACCTATcgttatttatcatattttatttattttggtattaaaatttatttgattagaagaaaatttagttGGTTTTGAGGTTAAGGCTTTGGATTTgtacaattaattatatgagTTGATTTTTGAgtgttttaaataaatttatttagaagtTTTATGTTAGAACGAgtgtatatttgatttttattgctttaaatatattatttttaggtaattaatttaattttctaaaaggAAACTTGTTGTAAACCGTGAATTCACAGATGAGTATTTTGGCTTGTATAAATAacgttaaatatttttactttgagTATATGAATTTAggctatttaatttaatttttttattatccttcgTTATGTTATAGGTCGATAAAacaaatagatttattttttaaacaataaatagtATTTCTTACAGGGAAGATTTTCTAGCAAACTTTAAGGTAATGTGGTGAAATTTTGAggtaaaagattatttttaatgagGATTTTTCAAGGggcatataatttttttttttaatttttttatgacaaaagcATGTGAATTTTGTGAAATAGTGAGGACATAATGTCCATTTAGTCTGTCATCGTGTGCCCCTTAATTACGAAATTGCCCTTCAGGTTCATGCACTAGGCGCTCTGTTATCGTGGCAGATACGCCTCCGTTTCTGCTCCTATGGTATGTTGCCAAGTGTCCATATCTGACGAAATGAATACCTATTTTCTTACCCTTTGAAAAAGATGATATCATTcctataatttgaaattgagaaaagcttattatatatttattttagagcAAGTGTTATAGATAACCCTTCTTCTAtaggcaaaataaaaattaatctacttgaaaaagattttatattctATCATCTCTATAATTTATAGAAATTGCAGTGCGTGGGGTAAAGGTTAAATATTTAATCCTTGTCTTTGTTTGTACaagaaaaactttttttttttgtctttgctgaaaaaattttctttttcctttctcttaccattttcatgaaaaaaaattccatattttttctcttcattttcactAAAAGAATTGTAagatatttgtttgatatcacagtatatttataataatttaaaaattttaataataatttaatttataataatttataaaatatgtaagaaAGAGAACACgttgaaatatatttatttcattcttatcttcatttttatcaaaaaatcttcttttaaatgaaaagaaataggcTAAAGACTTACTTTTACAAGCTAAATTGTcccttttaatatttattcaccTCTTATTCATCAATTCAGAACACAAATCTTCTCTCCAACTATAAATCAAACCATGGTCACCCGCTTactattaaattacaaataggccaaaggactatttcccacctaaggtatgctaCAATCTTAAGTTTCCaccttttatttttgataataccaaatacccacccataagtagttaaaattaacgaaactctaaccccttgAAATtgtatctctttttgcccccataaactttaaaaactaaaagttttccccaacctaagttttaaaaaatagcagtttcatcctagggttttgttttcaaatctccgacgacatctccagCTCTATTACCGACGGTCGCTCATtcctgaagcatcctctccttccgacgatctctttcctctcatttggacgtCCAATCGACGTCACAAAAGCCGTGGAAGAAGAAGttgtcgtcttcatctggaaagatgatcgtcttcccagaagaagacctttgggaagacgaccgtcttttgagacgaagacgacagcttcatctttgtttggaagatgaagaacttcgtcttccccgacgaagttcttcatcttccccgacgaagttcttcatcttccccgacgaagttcttcatcttccacggCTTTTTCGACGTCAATCGagcatccaaatgggaggaaagagattatcggaaggagaggatgcttcgggagggagcagTCATCggtaatggagccggagatttcaaaacgaaaccctaagatgaaactgtcattttttaaaacttaggctaggggaaaattttagcttttaaGTTTAGGagggtaaaaatagattatattttagtttatttttaatattatagataaaataacgattttacccttaccaccattaattttaactgctcatagatTGGTGTTTggtattattaaagataaagggtaaaaacttgagattgcagtataccttgggtgggaaaaagtcctttggccttataaataatttatctcattttgtaTATTTCTTCACTTCTCATTTGTCAAAGttacttaattatatgttattttattttatggacattaatttatgttatgacAATTTGTATatgggatttttttttgttggcaATTTAATAAactctttagtttgaaaattactGAAGATctttaatgattaattaaaaaaattaagatgaacatgtttctaattaaaatgttattcaaagaagaaaaataaaaaataaaaccatagaAAATTTCGAATACGTCCAATTCAAATTGTCGGGTATGCATGATGATGATAAATATGTGACTGTCATTTAGTCCAGAAAAGGGTCCTGCACAAATTCACGAAAATGTCAATACAATTTCATCTGTCACCAAACAATCAATTTCTTTTGATTTGACAACACTACACCAGaagaaataataacattattattattaaaagatttcttttaataaaataatttaagatgTTTAAGGTGGGATTGTATGGCCTTTATGTACatccaccaaaaataataataaaagcatagtaataataattattattggtGTTGAAATCTTTTAGAATGGCTGCTAAGTTGAAACAAGACATATTACAAAGCCTAAACGCTCAAAATGAAAATAGTTGTTCATTAATAGAAAATCAACACAGCAACAATGCAAAATTGTCattctcacacacacacacacacacacacacacacacacacacatatatatatatatatatatatagagagagagagagagagagagagagagagagagagagagagagagagagagagagagagagagaggggcgcaaaagacttgtttctcacctaaagtttgacataattttaaatGCCGAACCAAAGTGGGAAAAGGAGCCCATCATTGTTGTCGCAGTCgaagaggaaagaaaaagaaaatttaagtttaagaaaaaaatatgattttttttaaaacttacaaactttaaacagaaataaaattattaatttttaaaatcttaaaaaaatataataaattatattttttaataatattattaaaataattttttatttttatatctaactaaaagttttaaagataaatttaaggtttttaaagtttatagtcAATGTttgaaattacatcaaaccttagatggaaacaagtaatatatatatatatatatatatatagttatcaatattatgtttatctattttgattacataaattaatttatatttatgtatgttgtcatgtgattgagtataatttaattttatttcaaaattatctaatcaaataataacatatattaaatatatacatatttatatactcaaaataaatatacataattttattatattacatttatCATTTGAGGTGGTTTAGCTCATTTCATTTGACACCACTATTAACACCTTTCaccttttttctaaaataatagtGAATTAAGTCCATACAAAGATTTGGAGAGTTGAAAGCATTGAAAAGACCACaagtataattaaatatcataaaaattttaaaccaagaATTAGTCCTTGTTTAATGTTTCTGCTAATAACATcaagaatgattttttttttaaaaaggccTGGAAATGGATACAAGTCAATGTAGAGATGCTGtgaattttgatacaaaacctGAGGAAGTTACAGATTGATTACATGAGTAAAACAAGATCAAATTTATCCATGAGATTATGGTCCTGCTGGCTTTGAGTTAAGAAGAGGCGTAAGAGCTTTCACAACAATTGTCATGTTTGGCCTAAAATCTGCTTCATATTGAACACAAAGTGCTGCAACTGCCGCAAGCTGAGCCATTCACTCACACATACAAAAAAGCTAGCCAATGTCAATAAATGGCAACAAATTTGCTCGtaaaattcattttaacaaAGCTAAAAATCTTCCATTAGACATGATGCTATACAACCAGTTCATGAGAagaaattgtataaacttatctttataaattaagataataactTGTGATTAGGCGAcatgattgtttactttttctctcatttcaaaatcactcaatcaaatattattatcttagtTTATACAAATacgtttgtataatttatttgtacatatgatattaatttttctaaattgttTTAAAGTCCTTTCGGGGGGTGATTAATCCTTCCCACAACATGCTAAAATGACCAACCAACCAGTCTTGGGGTAAAGGACTCTTCCATATTTGTTTACTTTGACTTATTCATTATACAtggaataatgttattttgacaTTATGTAACCAACCATTGGACAAGAAAACTTGAACATATGACAGAAGTGAATATCTAGTTTAATTAGAAGAGATGATAACCTTGGCAATCGCCTTTGGCGGGTAATCGTTATTTAGCTTAGGATCAATGCATTGCTTCACCTTGTCTTCACTCAATCTTGGAGTAGCCTGCAGATTTGAAGTATGAATTAGAGGcagaaatgaagataaaaacacaataaattcATAAGATGTGCGGCTAAGAAAACACACCCAAGTAACAAGACTTTGTTGTCCTTTAGGCATTGTATGATCTACTGGCTTTCTTCCTGTCAATAGCTCTAAAAGAACaactccaaaactataaacatcgcTTTTCTGTGTTACTTGCCCTGTCATTGCATACCTGTTATAGAATgcaaaaatttttagaaaccAAATGGAGAATAACGCTGAATTGTACTTCAAGATAAGGGAAGCTCAAAATTCAGATTTGGGGTATTCATTGTTTTGAATCCAATGGATTTTGCCAACCAAAGCAATAATATGTTTCTTACTGTCCATTTTACTTAAAACAGTTCTATTGATATTCAGGACTAGAAGTTAGTGGACAAGAAAAATGAGCTTACTCAGGAGCATGGTAGCCAAAGGTACCCAAAACTCTAGTTGAATGCAGTCGAGCTGCTGTGTCAGATGACTGATTCGTCAAGTTAAAATCAGCCATTTTAGccttaaaatcatcaaaaagtAAGACATTGCTGGATCTGACATCGCGATGAACTACAGGAGGTTGAACCTTTTCGTGCAAATACTCTAGGCCTTTTGCTGCACCAAATGCAACCTTAACTCTTTGGAGCCAGCTTAGAACTGGACCAGGTTCAGCCCCTTGTACACCCTTTCTCCCTGCACCACAAAATTACTCTTGACAATCAAACAAGAAATGAGGCACGATGAGTTCAATGATTTAACCAAGCATACCATGTAATACATCATGTAAAGACCCCATTGTTGCGAATTCGTATACTAATATGCGGTTATTTGCCTCCATACAATACCCCAGCAACTCCAAAAAATGTTCATGTTTAAGCCTTGAAACCATTGACAACTACATGATCAATGAGGacaaattgtatcaaaattaagAGCCAATTAGACCCATAATGCCGAAACAATGTCCTGAAATTCTTACTTGCGCTGCAAAATCCGAATCTGGTTGCTCTGAGGAACTGGTGTCTAGCTTCTTTATTGCTGCAGGGCCACTACTTAACTCAGCATAGAATACTCGGCCATAGGATCCTTCACCAATCAAAGCCTTTGAACCAAAGTTGCTAGTAAGTTTATTTAACTCGTCCAATGGAACAGATGGAATTTCAATAGGCAAGACCTTTGGAGGAGCTCCTCTTTTCTCCACATTGGACATCTTTGGCCCTCCTCCTTGGCTACCTATCAAGCACAAAGGCAACAATTACAATACTGAATGCCATCAAATACCAAAATATTAGTGTTAATTGTTGCATTGCAAACACTATTGttcattttgtaaaaaaatagaAGTTGTGAGATAATTACCAGCAGCATGGGGGTTGCCTTTAGGTGGGGCTGTGTTTTGGCTAGCAGGGGGGCCTGGTTGCTCCTCCTCCTCACCTTGACAGCAGAACATGATTCAACCTGTTTGCGCAGCAATCTCAAAATCCCACGTGAAACTCACCCTCTTCAATATATGTTTTTcacctttttgttaaaaattaacaactataTTGCCCTGTAATTCCTGTACATCAACCATGTCAAATTCAAGTTAACatacaacaaattaaaagaagacCCCAGAAACCCACCATCAAAAAGCACAATATGTTTGTTTGCTTCCCAATAAAACctcgaaaaaagaaaaagaatcaagaaCACATACATTTCTTAATAATTGTCTTCTTTCGAGAAAAACTAAGcatgtatcattttttttgttttctacttTTCGACGAGAAAAATAAACGAAACATTATGGAAAATTAAGATCCATGCATACATACACAGGAAATACTGATAAATTCAAAAGCAATAAACAAAACGTACCTCAAAATTAAGCCTGCGATgcaattgaagaagaagaagaagtgaagaagaagaattattttctgttgTGTCTCCTCCTCTAACGGCTCGGGTTTTTGgcaacaaaatattttatttgtttcgcGGGAAACTCGGATTCCTCAgtttaaccaataaaaataacCAAGCCCACCTGTTCGTGTTTCTTACGTTTCCACGTTCCAAGTAGTATGTAGCTATTTTAACTTATGTTTATATAAAGAAATGTTGATGATTTTGCATGATCCTTAAATGTCAACCATTCAATCATGAATTGTCAACATGGGTATACTGATAATGGCATGCATGTTTGCATGTAATTGTAATAGTTGGCATCAAATTAAGGCTGTAGTTGTGGACTTTAAGGCAAATTTTGAAACTGGGTAATGATAGTTATCAACCCAGTAATGTTATTATTTGACAGAGAACTGTTAACTTACCGGATAATCGTAGTATTGATTATCTATGGAAGATGATTTGTGCCATCTTTAGACAAATCACATGCTGGGTTTGTATTTGTATGTGCCCCTCAGATAGATGGAGATGTTAAGATGAAATTGGTGTGTCATACGCCTATGAGGATCAGACTATTGAATGTTACTTGATCATAATCATACTTTCTTGAAAAATATTAGGTGTTTCGCTTATGAAAATTCTGTCTACTCAAGTTATGTAGCAATGAAATCATTGTTCAGATATTTGTTGTAATGTTAAAGATGATTCGATTGGATAACATTATCAGACcgacaaatttcaatttattaatgTTATCAGACCAACTCAGTCTTTGATTTCCAAATCCAAGGAAAAAACCCGAAAAAAGGCAGTACCACAGCCAATCCTTTGGAGAAGCTGCAGTTTATGAGTACTATCTGGGTTCAGTGTCTAGCAATAGCATTTAACAAGAATTCAATCTCCCCAAGTTGTTTGTTTCAAGTCAAAGAAAATCTGCAGATTTCTGAGTGCAACAGTGATTGAGAAAATCATAAGAAATTCCAGATATGGTATGAAGAACACGAGCCAAAAGACTGTagattaaaaaagataataaataggTGAAGTACAAAGGAGTTTTGCTGCC
It contains:
- the LOC123229123 gene encoding probable protein kinase At2g41970, which gives rise to MFCCQGEEEEQPGPPASQNTAPPKGNPHAAGSQGGGPKMSNVEKRGAPPKVLPIEIPSVPLDELNKLTSNFGSKALIGEGSYGRVFYAELSSGPAAIKKLDTSSSEQPDSDFAAQLSMVSRLKHEHFLELLGYCMEANNRILVYEFATMGSLHDVLHGRKGVQGAEPGPVLSWLQRVKVAFGAAKGLEYLHEKVQPPVVHRDVRSSNVLLFDDFKAKMADFNLTNQSSDTAARLHSTRVLGTFGYHAPEYAMTGQVTQKSDVYSFGVVLLELLTGRKPVDHTMPKGQQSLVTWATPRLSEDKVKQCIDPKLNNDYPPKAIAKLAAVAALCVQYEADFRPNMTIVVKALTPLLNSKPAGP